A part of Pseudomonas sp. HR96 genomic DNA contains:
- a CDS encoding alpha/beta hydrolase family protein: protein MPFMHRATLPAFALSLLLPCALPVLAADPAPAATPRAPLLERSQEDTLALERQLPADEQQQLQAGSDTFLALWKPANSGEAQGTAVIVPGAGETADWPQAVGPLRRKLPDAHWATLSLTLPDLSVDAPVARAATEPAAPVSSDNKSSPPDAGAGVEKATAPGAENGYKAPANDAAQDESKADAERIFARIDAGLAFAQQQGARSIALIGHGTGAYWAARYLNERQGPHVQKLVMVAVRTPADAVNTLVQLMPGVKVPTADIYYTDRDLARNAAEQRLQASKRLKDAAYRQIGLTPILGDNGADEEQLAKRVRGWLSPAAQ from the coding sequence ATGCCTTTCATGCACCGCGCGACGCTACCAGCGTTTGCCCTGTCACTGCTACTGCCCTGTGCCCTGCCCGTGCTGGCGGCCGACCCCGCGCCGGCGGCCACACCGCGCGCGCCCTTGCTCGAGCGCAGCCAGGAGGACACCCTGGCGCTGGAGCGTCAGCTGCCCGCCGATGAACAACAGCAGTTGCAAGCCGGCAGCGATACCTTCCTGGCCTTGTGGAAACCGGCCAACAGCGGCGAAGCGCAGGGCACTGCGGTGATCGTCCCCGGCGCGGGTGAAACCGCCGACTGGCCGCAAGCCGTCGGCCCGCTGCGACGCAAGTTGCCGGATGCGCACTGGGCGACGCTGAGCCTGACCCTGCCGGACCTGAGTGTCGACGCGCCGGTTGCACGGGCCGCCACCGAGCCAGCGGCGCCGGTATCTTCGGACAACAAGTCGTCGCCACCGGACGCTGGCGCCGGGGTCGAGAAAGCCACCGCGCCAGGCGCCGAAAACGGCTACAAGGCCCCCGCCAACGACGCCGCCCAGGACGAATCCAAGGCTGATGCCGAGCGCATCTTCGCCCGCATCGACGCCGGCCTGGCATTCGCCCAGCAGCAGGGTGCCCGCAGCATCGCCCTGATCGGCCATGGCACCGGCGCCTACTGGGCCGCGCGCTACCTCAACGAGCGGCAGGGGCCACATGTACAGAAACTGGTGATGGTCGCCGTGCGCACCCCGGCCGACGCGGTCAACACCCTGGTGCAGCTAATGCCTGGGGTGAAGGTGCCGACTGCCGACATCTACTACACCGATCGCGACCTCGCACGCAACGCCGCCGAGCAACGCCTGCAAGCCAGCAAGCGGCTCAAGGACGCGGCGTATCGGCAGATCGGCCTGACCCCGATCCTCGGCGACAACGGCGCCGATGAAGAGCAGCTGGCCAAGCGGGTGCGAGGCTGGTTGAGCCCGGCCGCCCAATGA
- a CDS encoding ABC transporter ATP-binding protein, whose amino-acid sequence MGEVDSGAVASDVLVSFRGVQKSYDGEQLIVKDLNLDIRKGEFLTLLGPSGSGKTTSLMMLAGFETPTAGEILLAGRSINHVPPHKRDIGMVFQNYALFPHMTVAENLAFPLSVRKLSKADISERVKRVLGMVQLDAFAQRYPAQLSGGQQQRVALARALVFEPQLVLMDEPLGALDKQLREHMQMEIKHLHQRLGVTVVYVTHDQGEALTMSDRVAVFHQGEIQQIDAPRALYEAPKNTFVANFIGENNRLAGTLASRDGERCVITLARGEQVQALAVNVGQPGSPVTLSIRPERVRLNGLSDDCVNRFSGRVAEFVYLGDHVRVRLEVCGTTDFHVKQPIAELDPELAVGDVVPLGWQVEHARALDPLLSN is encoded by the coding sequence ATGGGCGAGGTCGATTCAGGCGCGGTGGCGAGTGACGTGCTGGTCAGTTTCCGCGGCGTGCAAAAGAGTTACGACGGTGAGCAGCTGATCGTCAAGGACCTCAATCTGGATATTCGCAAGGGCGAGTTCCTGACACTGCTCGGCCCTTCCGGGTCGGGCAAGACCACCAGCCTGATGATGCTGGCCGGCTTCGAAACACCCACCGCCGGCGAGATCCTGCTGGCCGGTCGTTCGATCAATCATGTGCCGCCACACAAGCGCGATATCGGCATGGTGTTCCAGAACTACGCGCTGTTTCCGCACATGACCGTGGCCGAGAACCTGGCGTTCCCGTTGTCGGTGCGCAAGCTGAGCAAGGCCGACATCAGCGAGCGGGTCAAGCGGGTGCTGGGCATGGTCCAGCTCGACGCCTTCGCCCAACGCTACCCGGCGCAGCTGTCCGGCGGCCAGCAACAGCGCGTGGCTCTGGCTCGCGCGCTGGTGTTCGAGCCGCAGCTGGTGTTGATGGACGAACCGCTGGGCGCGCTGGACAAGCAACTGCGTGAACATATGCAGATGGAGATCAAGCACCTGCACCAGCGCCTCGGCGTCACCGTGGTGTACGTGACCCACGACCAGGGCGAGGCGTTGACCATGTCCGACCGCGTGGCAGTCTTCCACCAGGGCGAGATCCAGCAGATCGACGCGCCACGGGCGCTCTACGAGGCGCCGAAGAACACCTTCGTGGCCAACTTCATCGGCGAGAACAACCGGCTGGCGGGCACCCTGGCAAGCCGCGACGGCGAGCGCTGCGTGATCACCCTGGCGCGCGGCGAGCAGGTCCAGGCGCTGGCGGTAAACGTTGGCCAGCCCGGCTCGCCGGTAACCTTGTCGATACGGCCCGAGCGCGTGCGCCTCAATGGCTTGAGCGACGACTGCGTCAATCGCTTCTCCGGGCGCGTCGCCGAATTCGTCTACCTGGGCGACCACGTGCGGGTGCGCCTGGAAGTGTGCGGCACGACCGATTTTCATGTGAAACAACCCATTGCCGAGCTCGACCCCGAGCTCGCCGTGGGCGATGTGGTACCGCTGGGCTGGCAGGTGGAGCACGCCCGCGCGCTCGACCCGCTGCTGAGCAACTGA
- a CDS encoding ATP-binding protein, which produces MSLLRPFPLLALICQGLLMSLAVSLTAWASPPAEPAVSLDSAQRQWLDQHPGLRVGIVLQAPYAQFDRRLQQLSGANIDLMNRLATLLGVQWQWRTYTDLDALQEALREGAIDLAPGLLQTPASLRQWVFSDPYLRVAQLLVGPRHGAVAVDLEKLDASARIAVRMPSAVADYLQRTYPRLELQPVAQERLGLQALVGGQAHFAVVDEAQLGRLGREPEFAELAVVADVGFSQLLRVGSRRDWPMLAVILQRGVHGLGAGELDQLRAHWLLPQYPRLSESPGFWQNLFLLLLVLLLSSLAIVVWQRRQLRWTARALLTARERLAEREVAEEALRLTQFSIEQSTVGILWVNWDSHVRYANPAAEQILGYPRRALLDRPLSDVEPGLDMQGWMNLWKNARSREQVAQSYESQCVRADGSLLPVDLSLSFLRARDAEYLVVYLSDISERRRTVAALRQSEAQLRELSAHLETVREEEKARIAREVHDELGQMLTVLKLETSMCELAHAHLDPGLQERLNSMKRLIAQLFQLVRDVATALRPPILDAGIGSAIEWQARRFEARTQIPCLVRVPEHLPELGDAKSTGLFRVLQEALTNAMRHAQAHTVQITLTLEGTSLCLVISDDGCGFQVAGQRPPSFGLVGMRERVLMLGGSLELDSEPGEGTSVTVRVPLE; this is translated from the coding sequence ATGAGCCTGTTGCGCCCCTTTCCGTTGCTGGCCCTGATCTGCCAGGGTCTGCTCATGAGCCTGGCCGTGAGCCTGACCGCCTGGGCCTCACCACCCGCCGAGCCCGCCGTGAGCCTGGACAGCGCCCAGCGCCAATGGCTCGATCAGCACCCAGGCCTGCGTGTGGGCATCGTGCTGCAAGCGCCCTATGCGCAGTTCGACCGCCGCCTGCAGCAGTTGTCGGGCGCCAATATCGATCTGATGAACCGCCTGGCGACCCTGCTCGGGGTGCAATGGCAATGGCGCACCTACACCGACCTCGATGCGTTGCAGGAGGCCCTGCGCGAGGGCGCCATCGACCTGGCGCCGGGCCTGCTGCAAACCCCGGCCAGTCTGCGCCAGTGGGTGTTCAGCGACCCCTATCTGCGGGTTGCCCAGCTGCTGGTGGGGCCGCGCCATGGCGCTGTGGCCGTGGACCTGGAAAAACTCGACGCCAGCGCGCGCATCGCCGTGCGCATGCCTTCGGCGGTGGCCGATTACCTGCAGCGCACCTACCCGCGCCTGGAGCTGCAACCAGTGGCGCAGGAGCGCCTGGGCCTGCAGGCGCTGGTCGGCGGGCAGGCGCACTTCGCCGTGGTGGACGAAGCGCAGTTGGGCCGCCTGGGCCGTGAGCCGGAGTTCGCCGAGCTGGCGGTGGTGGCCGATGTCGGTTTCTCGCAGTTGCTGCGCGTCGGCTCGCGGCGCGACTGGCCGATGCTTGCGGTCATCCTCCAGCGGGGCGTGCACGGCCTTGGCGCCGGCGAGCTGGACCAGTTGCGGGCGCACTGGCTGCTGCCGCAGTATCCGCGCCTGAGCGAGTCCCCGGGGTTCTGGCAGAACCTGTTCCTGTTGCTGCTGGTGCTGCTGTTGTCGAGCCTGGCCATTGTGGTCTGGCAACGCCGCCAGTTGCGCTGGACCGCGCGGGCGCTGCTGACGGCGCGCGAGCGCCTGGCCGAGCGCGAGGTGGCCGAAGAGGCGCTGCGTCTGACCCAGTTCTCCATTGAGCAGAGCACCGTGGGCATCCTCTGGGTCAACTGGGACAGCCATGTGCGCTACGCCAACCCGGCCGCCGAGCAGATCCTCGGCTACCCGCGCCGCGCTCTGCTGGACCGTCCCCTGAGTGATGTCGAACCCGGCCTGGACATGCAGGGCTGGATGAACCTGTGGAAAAACGCGCGCTCCCGCGAGCAGGTTGCGCAGAGTTACGAGAGCCAGTGTGTGCGCGCCGATGGCAGCCTGCTGCCGGTCGACCTGTCGCTGAGTTTCCTGCGCGCGCGCGACGCTGAATACCTGGTGGTCTACCTCAGCGACATCAGCGAGCGGCGGCGCACGGTCGCCGCGCTGCGCCAGAGCGAGGCGCAGCTGCGCGAGCTGTCGGCGCACCTGGAGACGGTGCGCGAAGAAGAGAAGGCGCGCATCGCCCGCGAGGTGCACGACGAGCTGGGGCAGATGCTCACCGTGCTCAAGCTGGAAACCTCCATGTGCGAACTGGCGCATGCGCATCTCGACCCGGGCCTGCAGGAGCGCCTCAACAGCATGAAGCGCCTGATTGCGCAGCTGTTTCAGTTGGTGCGCGATGTCGCCACGGCGTTGCGCCCACCGATTCTGGATGCCGGCATCGGCTCGGCTATCGAATGGCAGGCACGCCGGTTCGAGGCGCGCACGCAGATCCCGTGCCTGGTGCGGGTACCCGAGCACCTTCCGGAGCTCGGCGATGCCAAGTCCACGGGACTGTTCCGCGTGCTGCAGGAGGCGTTGACCAATGCCATGCGCCACGCCCAGGCGCATACTGTGCAGATCACTCTGACCCTCGAGGGGACAAGCTTGTGCCTGGTGATCAGCGACGATGGCTGCGGTTTCCAGGTCGCTGGCCAGCGGCCGCCGTCGTTCGGCCTGGTGGGGATGCGCGAGCGGGTGCTGATGCTGGGCGGCAGCCTGGAGCTGGACAGCGAGCCGGGCGAGGGCACCAGCGTCACGGTGCGGGTGCCACTGGAATGA
- a CDS encoding response regulator transcription factor has translation MIRVLVAEDHTIVREGIKQLIGMAPDLVVVGEASHGEQLLETLRQVTCDVVLLDISMPGVNGLEAIPRIRALSQPPAILVLSMHDEAQMAARALKIGAAGYATKDSDPALLLTAIRRVAAGSRYIDPDLADRMIFEVGLTESRPLHSLLSEREFSVFERLAQGANVNDIALQLALSNKTISTHKARLMQKLNVTSLAELVKYAMEHRLI, from the coding sequence GTGATTCGGGTATTGGTAGCAGAAGACCACACCATCGTTCGCGAAGGTATCAAGCAGTTGATCGGCATGGCGCCGGACCTGGTCGTGGTGGGCGAGGCCAGCCATGGCGAGCAGTTGCTCGAGACCTTGCGCCAGGTCACCTGCGACGTCGTTTTGCTGGACATCTCCATGCCCGGGGTCAACGGCCTGGAGGCGATCCCGCGGATCCGCGCGTTGAGCCAGCCGCCGGCCATCCTTGTGCTGTCGATGCACGACGAGGCCCAGATGGCGGCCCGCGCCCTGAAAATCGGTGCGGCGGGCTATGCCACCAAGGACAGCGACCCGGCCCTGCTGCTTACGGCCATCCGCCGGGTCGCCGCCGGCAGCCGCTACATCGACCCGGACCTGGCCGACCGGATGATCTTCGAAGTCGGCCTGACCGAATCGCGGCCGTTGCACTCGCTGCTCTCCGAGCGCGAATTCTCGGTGTTCGAGCGCCTGGCCCAAGGGGCCAACGTCAACGACATCGCCCTGCAGCTGGCGCTTAGCAACAAGACCATCAGCACCCACAAGGCGCGGCTGATGCAGAAACTCAACGTGACCTCGCTGGCCGAACTGGTGAAGTATGCGATGGAGCATCGGCTGATCTGA
- a CDS encoding ABC transporter substrate-binding protein yields MLKHLKFTALTLGMLAAAQAMAAGPDLTVVSFGGANKAAQVKAFYEPWEQAGNGKIVAGEYNGEMAKVKAMVDTKSVTWDLVEVESPELSRGCDEDMFEPIDPKIFGNPGDYVKGSIQSCGVGFFVWSTVLAYNADKLKTAPTSWADFWDTKKFPGKRGLRKGAKYTLEFALMADGVAPKDVYKVLAGKDGQDRAFKKLDELKPSIQWWEAGAQPPQYLASGDVVMSSAYNGRIAAVQKESNLKVVWNGGIYDFDAWAIPKGAKNAEAAKKFMAYSVTPAQQKIFSENIAYGPANTQAVPLLDKGILKDMPTTPENIADQVQIDVSFWADNGEQLEQRFNAWAAK; encoded by the coding sequence ATGCTCAAGCACCTCAAATTCACCGCCCTGACCCTGGGCATGCTGGCAGCGGCCCAGGCGATGGCCGCCGGCCCTGACCTCACCGTGGTGTCGTTTGGCGGCGCCAACAAGGCCGCCCAGGTCAAGGCGTTCTACGAGCCTTGGGAGCAGGCCGGCAATGGCAAGATCGTGGCGGGCGAGTACAACGGCGAAATGGCCAAGGTCAAGGCCATGGTCGACACCAAAAGCGTGACCTGGGACCTGGTCGAGGTCGAGTCGCCCGAGCTTTCGCGCGGCTGCGATGAAGACATGTTCGAGCCGATCGATCCGAAAATCTTCGGCAATCCTGGCGACTACGTCAAAGGCTCGATCCAGAGCTGCGGCGTCGGCTTCTTCGTCTGGTCCACGGTGCTGGCCTACAACGCCGACAAGCTCAAGACCGCGCCAACCAGCTGGGCGGATTTCTGGGACACCAAGAAATTCCCCGGCAAGCGTGGCCTGCGCAAGGGTGCCAAGTACACCCTGGAATTCGCCTTGATGGCCGACGGCGTCGCACCCAAGGACGTCTACAAGGTGCTGGCGGGCAAGGATGGTCAGGACCGCGCGTTCAAGAAGCTCGACGAGCTCAAGCCCAGCATCCAGTGGTGGGAGGCCGGCGCCCAGCCGCCGCAGTACCTGGCCTCCGGTGACGTGGTCATGAGCTCGGCCTATAACGGCCGGATCGCCGCCGTGCAGAAAGAGAGCAACCTGAAGGTGGTGTGGAACGGCGGCATCTACGACTTCGATGCCTGGGCCATCCCCAAGGGTGCGAAGAACGCCGAAGCGGCGAAGAAGTTCATGGCCTACTCGGTCACCCCGGCCCAGCAGAAGATCTTCTCCGAGAACATCGCCTACGGCCCGGCCAACACCCAGGCAGTACCGTTGCTGGACAAAGGCATCCTCAAGGATATGCCGACCACCCCGGAAAACATTGCCGACCAGGTGCAGATCGACGTGAGCTTCTGGGCCGACAACGGCGAGCAGCTGGAGCAACGCTTCAACGCCTGGGCCGCCAAGTAA